Proteins encoded together in one Cicer arietinum cultivar CDC Frontier isolate Library 1 chromosome 4, Cicar.CDCFrontier_v2.0, whole genome shotgun sequence window:
- the LOC101497400 gene encoding zinc finger protein JAGGED, which yields MRPEGNPLDLNNLPDEYTRDGKQVLEDISPPGCRKKKNGGKDGKDECGKVYECRFCSLKFCKSQALGGHMNRHRQERETETLNHARQLVFRNDHNITPQPPSHLGCCPPQIATAGYIPAANNMGDPTMPLRFPRYFSASSSSTHIPPPPPPPQQPYLYSSPSRPVSFAPHLIPQHPMNDYHVGHVMNTSHHQQYGGHHYVAGAGGGESSNYTCIGAPVGQGFPGNGRGLVEGGGGGGKEGNHHHHHNHHPEEGLNWERSYAGGTQHRLDTTSSINRFQDGF from the exons AT GAGACCAGAAGGAAATCCATTAGATCTTAACAATTTACCTGATGAGTACACAAGAGATGGTAAACAAGTCCTTGAAGACATCTCTCCACCCG GTtgcaggaaaaagaaaaacgGCGGGAAGGATGGAAAAGATGAGTGTGGGAAGGTCTATGAGTGTAGGTTTTGTTCCCTCAAGTTCTGCAAATCTCAGGCTCTTGGGGGACACATGAACCGTCACCGCCAag AGAGGGAAACAGAGACGCTAAACCATGCTCGTCAGCTAGTCTTCCGTAACGATCATAACATCACTCCACAACCTCCCTCTCACCTAGG ATGTTGTCCACCACAGATAGCAACAGCAGGCTATATTCCAGCAGCAAATAACATGGGAGATCCAACAATGCCACTAAGATTCCCAAGATACTTCTCCGCTTCATCCTCCTCAACTCACATTCCACCACCTCCACCGCCGCCACAACAACCGTATCTCTACTCTTCACCTTCACGCCCAGTGTCATTCGCACCACATTTGATTCCTCAGCATCCAATGAATGACTACCACGTTGGTCACGTGATGAATACCAGCCACCACCAACAATATGGAGGACACCACTATGTTGCGGGTGCAGGTGGAGGTGAGTCTAGTAATTACACGTGCATAGGTGCACCGGTGGGACAAGGTTTTCCGGGAAATGGAAGAGGGTTGGTGGagggtggtggtggtggtggtaagGAAGggaatcatcatcatcatcataatcatcatCCGGAAGAAGGGTTGAATTGGGAAAGGAGCTATGCAGGAGGAACACAGCATCGTTTGGATACAACTTCATCGATCAATCGGTTTCAAGATGGTTTCTAA